The DNA segment ATGGTGGTCTCACCCGCCCTCAAGGACCTGCTGGGCTCGGCCGGCGGCAAGCTGCTGCGCGAGCGCCTCCCGTACCGCGTCACCGGGACCATCGGCCAGTCCGGGCTGAGCGATCCGGGCGAGCTGTACTACTACGCGGGCAGCTCGACTCTCAGCCCGCGCACCGGCGCCCAGCGGATCGCGCACTTCGGCGGCGGACCGCTGAGCCCGCCGCTCTCCTCCCCGCTCGTCGTCCTCACCATCCTGGGCTGCGTCGTCCTGCTCACCCCGGTGGCCATCTTCATCGCCACCGCGGTCCGCTTCGGCGGCGACCGCCGTGACCGCCGGCTCGCCGCGCTGCGGCTGGTCGGCGCGGACGTCCGGATGACCCGGCGGATCGCGGCGGGCGAGGCGTTCGCGGGGGCTGTCCTGGGGGTGCTGCTCGGGTGGGTGCTGTTCCTGGTGGGCCGGCGGTTCAGCGGCGGCGTCCGGCTCTGGAAGATGTCCGCCTTCCCGTCCGACCTGGCGCCGCTGCCCGCGCTCGGGGTGCTGGTCTCGCTGGCCGTCCCGGTCTCGGCGGTGCTGGTCACGCTGGTCGCGATGCGGTCGGTCACGGTCGAACCGCTCGGCGTCGCCCGGCAGGGAGCCACCGGGCGCCGCCGTTTCTGGTGGCGCCCGGTGATGCCGCTCGCCGGACTCGCCCTGCTGCTGAACACGGACCGGGTCACCGGCATGACCGGTTCGGTCGATCCGTACCCGATCGCGGCCGGTGCGGTCCTGGTGCTGGCCGGGCTGGCCACCCTGCTGCCCTGGGTCGTCGAGGCGGTCGTCGCCCGGCTGAGGGGCGGCCCCGTCCCGTTCCAGCTGGCCACCCGCAGGCTCCAGCTGAGCAGCGGATCCGCGGCCCGCGCGGTCAGCGGCATCACGGTCGCCGTCGCCGGTGCGGTCGCGCTCCAGATGTACTTCGCCGGGCTGCACGACGACTTCACCAAAAAAACGGACCAGGACCCGGCCCGCGCCCAGATGCACATCGACGCGAGCTATCCCAGCGCCGCACGGGCCCGGCAGATGATCCACGCCTTCCAGGACACCAAGGGCGTCCGGGCGGTCATCGGCACCATCGAGTCCTACGCCGACAAGCCCGGCGGCGACCCCGACCCGAACGCGACGGGCCCCTGGCCCACCACCATCATCACCGTCGGCGACTGCCCGACCCTGCGCGAGCTGGCCCGACTTCCGTCCTGCACGGACGGCGACACCTTCGTCGCCCACGTCGAGGGGGAGAAGGAGGCGAACGCCTGGGTGGACAAGACCGTACGGCCGGGCGGCAGGCTCAATGTCGGCCGGGACAGCAAGCCCGTGCTGTGGACGCTCCCGAAGGACTCCCCCACGGTCATGGCCCGCCCCGACCCGATGGGCGAGAAGCGCGACGGCATCCTCGTCACACCGTCCGCGATCCGTACGGAACAGCTCCCGGAGGCCCAGACGCGCGCCCTGGTCAAGGTCGACCACTCGGTGCCGGACGCCTCGGAGTACGTACGGAACACCGCGGCGCGCATCGACCCGGTCATGCGCGTGTGGGACCTGACGGTGGCCGACCGCGACAAGCAGTACGCGAGCATCGAGAACGGGCTGCTCGCGGGCGCGGTCGCGACCATGGTGCTGATCGCCGCCTCCATGCTCGTCTCACAGCTGGAGCAGTTGCGCGAGCGCAGGAAGCTGCTGTCGGTCCTGGTGGCCTTCGGCACCCGCCGTCCCACCCTGGGCTGGTCGGTGCTCTGGCAGACCGCGGTCCCCGTGGTCCTCGGCCTGGCGCTCGCCGTCGCGGGCGGCCTCGCGCTCGGCGTCGCGCTGCTGTGGCTGGTCGGCAAGTCCGTGACGGACTGGTGGGCCTTCGTCCCGCTCGCCGGGGCCGGGGGCGGTCTGATCCTGCTCGTCACCCTGCTGAGTCTGCCTCCGCTGTGGCGCATGATGCGCCCCGACGGACTCCGTACCGAATAGGACCCGCCGTACCGAACAAGACCCGTCCGCCTCCCTACGGCACAAGCACCCAACGGCCTCCGTACCGCACAAGAAAGGGCCTCCCCCATGTCCATCGGCCACACTCTGCTCGGCATCCTGGAGTCGGGGCCGCGCCACGGCTACGACCTCAAGCGCGCCTTCGACGAGAAGTTCGGCCATGACCGGCCGCTGCACTACGGGCAGGTCTACTCAACCATGTCCCGGCTCCTGAAGAACGGTCTCGTCGAGGTCGACGCGATGGAGGCCGGAGGCGGTCCCGAGCGCAAGCGGTACGCGATCACCGACGCCGGTATCAGCGACGTCGAGCAGTGGCTCGCCACACCCGAGAAGCCCGAGCCGTACCTCCAGTCGACGCTGTACACCAAGGTCGTCCTCGCGCTGCTCACCGGCCGTCCCGCGGCGGATCTGCTGGACACCCAGCGCGCGGAGCATCTGCGGCTGATGCGTATCCTCACCGACCGCAAGCGCCGGGGGGACCTCGCCGACCAACTGATCTGCGACCACGCCCTGTTCCACCTCGAAGCCGATCTGCGCTGGCTCGAACTGACCGCGGCGCGCCTCGACCAGCTCGCCAGGGAGGTAAGCCCGTGACCCCCGCCGGTTCACTGCTGTACGCCGACGGCCTGCACAAGGCGTACGGCCCCACCGCCGCGCTCGACGGCGCCGCGTTCTCCGTCCACGCGGGCGAGGTGGTCGCGATCATGGGTCCTTCGGGCTCCGGCAAGTCGACGCTGCTGCACTGCCTCGCCGGTATCGTCCGCCCGGACTCGGGGACCATCACGTACCAGGGGCAGGAACTGTCCGCGATGTCGGACGCCGAGCGCAGCGCCCTGCGCCGCAGCGACTTCGGCTTCGTCTTCCAGTTCGGCCAGCTCGTCCCCGAGCTGACCTGCACGGAGAACGTCGCGCTGCCACTGCGGCTGAACGGGACGAAACGCAAGGCCGCCGAGCGCACGGCGCTGGAGTGGATGGACCGCCTGGAGGTCGCCGACCTCGGGCACAAGCGCCCCGGCGAGGTCTCCGGCGGACAGGGCCAGCGCGTCGCCGTGGCACGGTCGCTGGTGACCGGGCCGCGCGTGCTCTTCGCCGACGAACCGACCGGCGCCCTCGACTCCCTCAACGGCGAACGCGTGATGCAACTCCTGACCCAGGCGGCCCGCTCGACCAACGCCGCCGTCGTCCTCGTCACCCACGAAGCACGCGTCGCCGCCTACTCGGACCGTGAAGTCGTCGTACGTGACGGCAAGTCCCGCGATCTGGAGCACCTGGTATGAGCTGGACCCAAGACCTCACGATGGGCATGAAGTTCGCTGTCGGCGGGGGCCGCGAGGGCTGGACCCGGACCCTGCTGACCGCGGTCGGTGTGGGCCTCGGGGTGGCGCTGCTGCTGTTCACCACGGCCATACCGAGCGCGCTCGCCGCCCGGGACGCGCGGGAGGACAACCGCAACGACTTCGGCGCGATCATGATCGACAAGGCGGCCGGCAACACCATGCTGCTGGGGGTGGCGGACACGGTGTACAAGGGTGCCGACGTCCGCGGCCGCCTGGTGCGCGCCGAGGGCCCCGACGCACCGCTGCCACCCGGCACGGACGCACTGCCCGGCGACGGCGAGATGCTGGTGTCGCCCGCGCTGCACAAACTGCTCACGTCGGACAAGGGCGCACTGCTGCGTGAGCGCCTCCCGTACCGGATCACCGGCACGCTCGGCGACGCCGGTCTGACCGGCCCGAACGAACTGGCCTACTACGCGGGCGACGGCCATCTCACCCTGGATGAGACCGGCGTGGTGCGGCGGATCACCTCCTTCGCGCATCTGCCGCCCCGTGAGGCCATGGACCCGGTGCTGCGCCTGCTCGTCGTGATCATCTTCGTGGTGCTGCTGATGCCGGTGGGCGTCTTCATCGCGGCGGCCGTCCGCTTCGGCAGCGACAGCAGGGACCGCAGGCTCGCCGCACTGCGGCTGGTCGGTACGGACTCCCGGATGACCCGCCGTATCGCGGCCGGCGAGGCACTGGCGGGTTCCCTGCTCGGGGTCCTCTTCGGCGCCGGGTTCTTCCTGATCGGCCGGGCGTTCGTCGGCGACATCGACGTGGCGGGGATCAACCTCTTCCCCGCGGACCTGGATCCGAGTGCGGGGCTGGCCGTACTGGTCGTACTCGCGGTGCCCGCGGCGGCCGTCGCGGTCACCCTGCTCGCACTGCGCGGTGTGGTCATCGAACCGCTCGGTGTCGTCCGCACCTCGGTCCCGCGCCGCCGCCGGGTCTGGTGGCGGGTGCTCCCGCCGGTCGCCGGACTCGCCCTGCTGGTACCGATGCTGGGCAAGGGCCGCGACTCGGGCCGCTTCAACAGCACGCTGGTGATCGGCGGCAGCGTGCTGCTGCTGATCGGCGTGACGGCGTTGCTGCCCTGGCTGATCGAGGCCGTGGTGAACCGCCTGGGCGGCGGCAGCACAGCCTGGCAACTGGCCGTCCGCAGGCTCCAGATGACGAGCGGCACCGCGGCCCGGCTCGTCAATGGCATCG comes from the Streptomyces sp. NBC_01471 genome and includes:
- a CDS encoding FtsX-like permease family protein; this translates as MSRLDDLALGVRFAVTGGRETWMRTTLTTVGVALGVALLLAASSLPHAVSTQSAREDARTLSAPENPVPRGDTTLLYGHAESEYRGVTLNGYLLRPDGAHPITPPGIGAIPSPGTMVVSPALKDLLGSAGGKLLRERLPYRVTGTIGQSGLSDPGELYYYAGSSTLSPRTGAQRIAHFGGGPLSPPLSSPLVVLTILGCVVLLTPVAIFIATAVRFGGDRRDRRLAALRLVGADVRMTRRIAAGEAFAGAVLGVLLGWVLFLVGRRFSGGVRLWKMSAFPSDLAPLPALGVLVSLAVPVSAVLVTLVAMRSVTVEPLGVARQGATGRRRFWWRPVMPLAGLALLLNTDRVTGMTGSVDPYPIAAGAVLVLAGLATLLPWVVEAVVARLRGGPVPFQLATRRLQLSSGSAARAVSGITVAVAGAVALQMYFAGLHDDFTKKTDQDPARAQMHIDASYPSAARARQMIHAFQDTKGVRAVIGTIESYADKPGGDPDPNATGPWPTTIITVGDCPTLRELARLPSCTDGDTFVAHVEGEKEANAWVDKTVRPGGRLNVGRDSKPVLWTLPKDSPTVMARPDPMGEKRDGILVTPSAIRTEQLPEAQTRALVKVDHSVPDASEYVRNTAARIDPVMRVWDLTVADRDKQYASIENGLLAGAVATMVLIAASMLVSQLEQLRERRKLLSVLVAFGTRRPTLGWSVLWQTAVPVVLGLALAVAGGLALGVALLWLVGKSVTDWWAFVPLAGAGGGLILLVTLLSLPPLWRMMRPDGLRTE
- a CDS encoding PadR family transcriptional regulator — encoded protein: MSIGHTLLGILESGPRHGYDLKRAFDEKFGHDRPLHYGQVYSTMSRLLKNGLVEVDAMEAGGGPERKRYAITDAGISDVEQWLATPEKPEPYLQSTLYTKVVLALLTGRPAADLLDTQRAEHLRLMRILTDRKRRGDLADQLICDHALFHLEADLRWLELTAARLDQLAREVSP
- a CDS encoding ABC transporter ATP-binding protein, producing the protein MTPAGSLLYADGLHKAYGPTAALDGAAFSVHAGEVVAIMGPSGSGKSTLLHCLAGIVRPDSGTITYQGQELSAMSDAERSALRRSDFGFVFQFGQLVPELTCTENVALPLRLNGTKRKAAERTALEWMDRLEVADLGHKRPGEVSGGQGQRVAVARSLVTGPRVLFADEPTGALDSLNGERVMQLLTQAARSTNAAVVLVTHEARVAAYSDREVVVRDGKSRDLEHLV
- a CDS encoding ABC transporter permease translates to MSWTQDLTMGMKFAVGGGREGWTRTLLTAVGVGLGVALLLFTTAIPSALAARDAREDNRNDFGAIMIDKAAGNTMLLGVADTVYKGADVRGRLVRAEGPDAPLPPGTDALPGDGEMLVSPALHKLLTSDKGALLRERLPYRITGTLGDAGLTGPNELAYYAGDGHLTLDETGVVRRITSFAHLPPREAMDPVLRLLVVIIFVVLLMPVGVFIAAAVRFGSDSRDRRLAALRLVGTDSRMTRRIAAGEALAGSLLGVLFGAGFFLIGRAFVGDIDVAGINLFPADLDPSAGLAVLVVLAVPAAAVAVTLLALRGVVIEPLGVVRTSVPRRRRVWWRVLPPVAGLALLVPMLGKGRDSGRFNSTLVIGGSVLLLIGVTALLPWLIEAVVNRLGGGSTAWQLAVRRLQMTSGTAARLVNGIAVAVAGAIALQMLFAGIDGDYSKETGADTSRAQMVVQSDFTKTRMADALRSTHGVRKVLTVGRSSAGGAKGAEETSNVYTGDCPSLRALATLPSCKNGDAFITVGGWDDNLTKIAKPGKRLFISPAFSGGHDRTLTWTIPATTRTVHVTTDPAGGPVSGGMLLTPGALPALRHLPLVNTDYITLDPSEPDAIDLVRNSAAKVNPLTSVDALHEVREDNRFASVRKGLYIGATAVLLLIGASLLVSVLEQLRDRRKLLAALTAFGTRRSTMSWSVLWQTAVPVALGLLLATGVGLGLGSVLLDMVGHSVSVDWTAVAAMAGIGGGVVVLVTLLSLPSLWRLMRPEGLRTE